The DNA sequence ggtgactatgctgtgctacaccaataagagtctttgggcaagactcctaacactacattgacccacctctgtaatacgagtaaccttgtaagttgctcagGATAACAGCGGCAGCTAAATGCCAGAGATGTAAATGTAGGAAAGCAGTGCGGCAAGATGACTCCAGAGTCATTCGAAACTAGAAGCCTTTTACAAGGAAGAAGAGGTGAAGATCTAATCTCAAACAGGAACTGAAGGGCAAGCTGCCAAAAGGGCTGTTGCTGAGGACTGACCATGCATGGtcatcttgcttaaaatattaaagaaatgcatCATCTTTAACTTCCTGCCTTTTAGAATTCAGTTCaggctacactcttaaaaatgaaggtgcctctaatggttctttgagtgatggcCATAGAAGACCCACTCTTGGGTTCATAAAGAATCATATTTGTAATACACATGTGTGagttgaagaacctttaaaggtctgtagaccttttaaaggttcttcgcaCTGACACTcaatgacaaacatggttctttacggaaccaaaagTTGTCCTTccatggcattgcttaaagaattCAGCTCAACTTGACTGTTATTATACTAATACGCTGGATGCTGGTACCATcaatgtgtgttctgtgtgtctgtgcaacCCTCGTGAGTATGTAGTCCTTCCCCCCAGGCTACCTCCTCTTCTTCTCGTCTGTTATATAAAGATTGGctgcctggcctcagtgttgtatgcttttactattatctGTGTTGCTGAGTGGGACTATAAGCTAATCTTATGGTATGCTACATTAACTCTTGCATTACCACAAGACTATACTGTCAGAGTTTTGGAAGATTAGTCAATTAAGGAATGAAAGACATTCATGGGACATTGTTAAAAAGGCGAGGTTACGTCAACTCAAAAGATTCAGTTACAGAATTAAGACTTTATAATCTTAACTTTTTTAAGACAATGAGTCTGAAAGTTAGCTGAACTTCTCAGTATTCATGTttacagtgttaataataagTAACTTTATGTGTAGTCTAGTGATTGGAGTTGGGGGCTTGCTTAgtattcatacagaatacagtacacAGCTTAAGTACTGCACAGGGAGtaccagttaaaaaaaggtttatctTGAAGGGgtggccaaacttttgcatgccagtCTAGGAGGGAAGCTAAATAGCCAGGATTCTCCTCCTGAAGGTGTCTTCATGTTTACGATTCTGAGAGTTATGGGCGGTACCATGGTACAATGGCATTCAGTGTATGCAGTTCTCCCCGGTATGGAGGAGGACAtgctatttatatttttaatgaattacaGCCACTCAGAAGGGCACACTGAAACTATGACACTGTGATCATCTCAGGAATGCTTCTAGGACTTCTAGTGGTGCACAGTGGCAGACATGATGGATGATCTACAGAGAATCAGCACATTGTCTGCTGTCAGACAGAGCAGTCAGAACAGAATCCAGATCAATTAAAAAACAGAGCCTGGGAGAATACAAACTAGGACAGTCTAAAGAAAACCTACTTTTGTGAGACAGAGGAGACATAAATGGTCAACCGGTGCTACACTAAAGTTTCTGAAGTTGACTAGGCCGACGTTTACCTCACTTTGACAGGTTAATGGCTGTTGAATAAACTTGTATAGATATATCCCCTTTTTATTCACtatttatgtccaaatgtttgtggacgtccctcctaatgaatgcatttagctatgtTAAGTTAAGCTCTGTATCATATTAATGCCTGTGAGTTTAGGTTGGGATGTTATTAAAGCTCCTGTAGGagtaatgtgcaggtgtcccaatacttttcctgtccatgtagtgtaccaTGACCTTGCGTGACGACATTTTGGGATTGTAGTCTGCTGCTGTTCTTCAGGTAGGCCTATTTCATTCCAACACAGCTGACTTGGATGGCACCAACTGCAGTCGTATTATATTTTGTACAACTGCAACTTCAACTGCTTCAGAGCTGTGGATAGAGTCCTCTCTGAGAGCGCCTGATTGCCTCCGGCCTCTGGTGCTGTTACGAGCACAGGAAGGCAGCAAATGAGCCAGAGCTAAAAGGGGGCAGAACAATGATGAGCTAGTTCAACATATGACATCATTGCAGCTCATAGTCCGATTCCCCCTCAGGCTGGTGGCACCTCTTTCGAGCCTGCTAATCATGTGCATGAGTGCTGCTGAAAGTAGACCTGCTGAGCTGGGCCTGATTTCTGCAAACAGCCCCGTGACTGccaacacacactctttacagtGGCCCTGATcactgatgaagatgaagattgAAGTGAATGACATTAGGACTGATTATAGCTTTGCGACAACCTGTATTACATGGTGGGACCGTTACAGGGTACAAGACTGGACAGGATGGGTTCTGAGTCTTCAGACCTCAGTTAAACAAGTCAGACTTTGGTGcttgtggtggtgtttttactttttgatcTCATTCGAGATTCAGaccatttctttacattttgacccaattttatgatgaatggaccaatagaaatgctccagaatgacttggaataaaattcttttccattgacttccatggaaagttaagaaggttaaGAATAAATACTGATATATTTCTAAATTGCCTTTAAACTCAATCTTATTAAACAACCcattgtttgtctttttttttaaagattgttCAATATTTCACATGACTGGATTATTAAATATCAGTCAGTATAAGTCAGTATAACTCATATCGCTCATATGACTCTACTGGGGTCTCAAATAGGATGTCAAATGAGTTGAATCAGCATGTTGTCCATCAGTTTAATCTTCAGTGCTGCTGTGAAACCGCAGTGCTATTAGCTGTAATCATTTCTATATCAGCCAtgttgttttaataaaatatggtGGCCTGTAGGGTTTACCTGATGCTTAGATAGGGCAACATCGCATCTCCCAGTAGCTCTCCCACACCATTAGTGCGCTGTCATACCCCCAGACTGCTGTATTTTTTATTCTACAGTAACTGATTGGCCTGGCCTTGATGGCTGTAAGAGCAGGTCGGATTTTCTCTGCTATTGATAATCAGCCATCAAAAACAACATGATAATAAATTTTTTAGTTAATTAAACTCAATGTCTTAAGCAGAAGCAGCTACTCTTAAATTGTGAATATGAGTAATGTCAGCTTAATTAGATTTACTCTAATTCACTTACTGTTACAGTAACTACAGAGTTCAGTTCAGGGTTTTATTTGTGAGTTATTCAGCTTAAATGATTTAAGCTTTAAGGTAACTGGTTTTCTCTGACCATCAAagttcatcagtggtcacaatgatatgaataaaaaatagtATTTGCCTCAATGTTATCTGTTATCTATGGGCTCGGACTGTGCATCATAGTGCGCCACCTGGTGTCAATACTAGGTAATCACAGACTATGCTTTCTCAGTCTGACGTCACTTAAAAGGAATTAATACGTCAAGGCGTGTGTTGTAAATTGATTTTAATTTTCGTATTAAATTAATACGTCAAGGTGTGTGCATGTAAATTGATTATAATTTagtatcattatttatttttatatagttttagtACGTACAACTGAAACAGAGACCTTTACGTTGATATGGTGACGTgttcctttctgtctgtctgtgttggCCACGCCCCTCCCCCCGCCTCACCAGGGTAAGCCAGCAGCTGTGGGCGTGGCCTCTGGGATTCAGTTGACCTCGGAATGTTCGTTTTCAGTGAGTCTAAATGATTCAGCAATTCACTGAATCAAACTGACTTAAGTTTAGTATCCTCTCATCAGAAGCACATGGGAGTCAATAATTATTCTTaaacaatgaaaataataataaataataatatcatgattattatatttatgattaaaaatatattgagcagtacaacagtttgggtggttctgtgacttttatcaataattaataaatagttctgatcagaggaggacgggtcgggtcccccttgtgagtcttggttcctcccaaggtttctttctccagctctgagggaggttttccttgccactgtcgccgttggggctcactgggggtcttggattaCTTATTAGATTACTTTCTTTTTATGTGATTGATTTTTTCTGTATATTTTATGTGATTGATTTTTTCTGTATATTTTATGTGATTGAttttttctgtatatatatatatatatatatatatatatatatatatatagggggcATCCGACTCATAAATATGGCTGatagtttaaaaaatgttttattatcaGTTCATTAAAAAATCCAGAAGAGTTCTTTGTTGTGATACAATGCATACTTACACAGgccttaaaaaataataaaataatcagcaaaaaaatctttattttctGTCAACCTGTAAACATTTGTAtgtagaaaatattagacattGGCAGTAGCTTCATCTGCAGGAGCATGTAGACTATACTGTGTATTAATAACTGATAATGGGGTCACGGAAATCACAAAGTACACAAGAAGCCACCCATCACAACTTCAGTGTGGGGGTCATGACTGGCTGATGGTGGTGGGCTGCAGTGTGTGGACGGATGAGTCGGGGAAGCTCAGATTGCTCTTCAGGctttagattattattataaataaatgcagttgttttattttataataaaaaaataaaaataaataataataataaaaaacccagctcaagaccagctaaTACTGCCTTTGAGATGCTCAAGCTGGCACTGGATGGTCAGGGTggctgaaaagctggtcatactggtgaaaAGCATGGCCAGTTCAGGTTAACCAGTTTAACCATAGACTATGTTGTAAAATCAGCATGCCCAATTTAACATACCCCtcatcaagctggtcatactggtggaccagagTGGTCAGGTCAGTCATGatcaaccagtttaaccagcgTGGCTAGTTTGCCCTGATACAAGCTCTACAGGTGGTTTGAATCAGTTTCGACTCTTTTCAGTGAATCGGTTCGAACGATTAATTGAGAAAGAGCGGTTCAAAGAATCGGTCGATTCACGAATCGAGCAGACTGGAGATGTTCCCTACGGCGTGGTGGAAAGTTCTTCCTCGAGCGAGACTCGCTCTTTTCCCGCCCGTTGCTAATGGAAACCACAGCAATGCCGATGTCCGCGGCTTGTGCACAGCCTCCGTACGGCCCGGTTCCAGCAGGTAGTCAGCGCTAGCTGAGGAACACATGGGGTTTCTGTAACTTGGTATCCAGTAAGATGTATTCGGACGTTAAGGAGGACGCCGTCGTTGTTCATGGCTCTCTGAATTCGTGAAGTTGGGTGAAGATGTTCGCTGGGTTTGCTTATTGAGACGGAGCTCGGCTGGGCGGTGTCATGGCGGCCGGTGCCACCACCCCAGCATATagcgcgcgtgcgagcgagaGGACTCGCTGTATAGGTCATGAAAGCggagcgcgcgcgcgcgcacacgcacacacacacacacacacacacacgcgcgcgcacacacacacacacacacgcgcacacacagagCCTGGTCGGTCGCTTACACTCCCCAGCGGGAGTACTAGGTGAGTTACGGGTGGTGGGGTTTGTTCCTGCTGTGTTTCTCGTGGTGATTAATGGAGAGCAGCAGGGCTCCTCTGCTGAAGGGGGGCCGCTTGGGTGGGTTTTCTCTCAGTGTCTCGCAGTGGATCCAGTACTAACCCGTGCGCGTGTCTGGTCATTACGGTATCACTGTTATTACGGTAATGTGCGCAGTCCGCGGCTTCAGCAGGGGAAGGTCGTATTAAAGCATCGGCGCGCTCCTGTGAAGcagtgctgctttaatactgtgATGGTTACTGAGGCTCCATCCTCGCCTCAGCCTGAAAAGCCACCATGCTGAGCTCCACAGTCTCAGAGGCTGAAACTGAGGGACAGTTTATGAAATTGAGTGATTTGTTAAATTAGGAGAACAGATTTGTAATTTGAGGGAAGGATTTATTGAATTgagggaatgttttttttaaccaggGGAACGATTTCTTAAATTCCAGGAACGATTGCTTAAATTCCAGGAACGATTTCTTAAATTCCGGgaacgatttttttttttattcagggAGCGATTTCTTAAATTCAGGGAATGATTTCTTAAATTCAGGGAACGATTTTTTTAAATTCCAGGAATGATTTCTTATATCCAGGGAACGATTTCTTAAATTCAGGGAACGATTTCTTAAATTCAGGGaacgttttttttaaattccgGGAACgatttttttaaattcaggGAGCGATTTCTTAAATTCCAGGAACGATTTTTTAAATTCAGggaatgatttttttaaattcaggGAGCGATTTCTTTAATTCCGGGAACGATTTCTTAAATTCCGGGAACGATTTCTTAAATTCCGGGAACGATTTTTTTAATTCCGGGAACGATTTTTTTAATTCCGGGAACgatttttttaaattcaggGAACgatttttttaaattcagggaacgattttttttttatttagggaGCGATTTCTTAAATTCAGGGAACGATTTCTTAAATTCAGggaatgattttttaaaattccGGGAACGATTTTTTAAATTCTGGGAACGATTTCTTAAATTCCGggaaagatttttttaaattccGGGAACGATTTTTTAAATTCCGGGAACGATTTTTTAAATTCCGGGAACGATTTTTTAAATTCCGGGAACGATTTCCTAAattaagttaaaaaaataataataaaaaaagttgaGATAATGAGGTAGTAATTTCTTGAACTGTGGGAATGATATATTTTCTTTAATGATTTCTTAAATTTAGAATAGGATTTTTTTTGTGATCAAGGAAACAATTTCTTGAACCGAGAGAACGGTTTATTGAATTTAttgaacgttttttttttattgagagACTGATTTCTTAAATCGAGGGAACAGATTTTTAATTTGaaaaaacaatttattaaaccaAGTTAATGATTTATTAATAGGAGGGGCCGATTTATTAAATCATGGGCGTGAATgtttctaaatattatttttctaccaTGGTACTATAACGGCTCAATAACATCAtcttaaagagagagagtgtttcatGTGACTCTCGCTCGACCATTTAACAACAGTCCTTAATTCTCGCTTAAAGGAAACGCAGCCCTGCAGCTGACAGCTTCAGTCCCTCCAGTGATATTTAGTCATGTTTGAACTGTGTTTATCCTGAAGATTAGCGGCTTCATTGGCCACAACTAGGTCAGGTCATGTTTGACACTAAACAAGTTTGCCAAATATTCAGGAACAagtacatctgaaactgtgccaTCTTATTTCTGTGTGAAAGGTCGAGGTTTTCAGTTTTACAGCTGAGGAAAGTTCCTGTTGGCCAGTCCTGAACATAGAGTtcagcagcacagcacagcacagcacgaCCCCAAACAGATCAGCTGTGATACGCTGGAAATTACAGTTTGGCAATGACACAGCAGTCAGGACCTAATGTGGGAGGTGAGGACCAAGGTGGCGAGATGTGGAACATACTGTGCCATACACAgattagccaaaacattaaaaccatgaggtgatttacatttgttatctggttccagtggcacccgtcaaggggtgggatctacatactagtcagcaagtgaacagttcttgttgttgttcctgaaggtgatgtgaTAGAAAAGCAGGAAAATTGTTCAAGCGTAAGACTCAAGtcgaaggatatccaaaactcCAGGCAGATCCTGTGGAGTTTTCCCTGTGCGAACCATCATGGTATGGAGGTCGCTGAAACCTTACGCTGTAAGCccttggatttgcatggtattgtgggaactgtagtggtttaggagCATTGCTAAGTCTGGCAATTGTAGTCTTGTTTGTAACCAGTGAACCTGTTATCCAGCTATTGTTTTGCCCTAACAGTCGGCTTGGCTCGGCGGATATAGCACCGGGctgttgagcaaggcccttcaccctctctactCCCCAGGCACCGCGGCAATGGCTGCCCACGCTCCGGGCACGCGTGCTCACtgttactgtgtgtatgtgtgtgtttactgcatgggttgggttaaaggcagaggccaaattccatcagtcttACACTAATTGTGAATTAGGTTGTCTTGTCCCTTCATGTCTTACCTTTGCCCTAGCTTTAGTCATGTGAGTGTTTGTGCATTGCGCCGTGTCAAGCAGTTTATTTCTGAATAATCCGTATAaatctgtagaaattctctgTAGGGGAGGAAGGGCAATAGGCCCAGAAAATGCCCAGAAAAGCTGTCGTTGGAAAGGTTGCATTACACTGAAATGCTTTGCCAGGATTTAAGGCTTTAAAATGGGCTGTACATAGAAGGCCCAGTTATCGGAGATCAGTGTGTGTAAAAGCTGGCTGAAGTCCATCCAGACTTAATGTACATGACTGATAATGAGAAACCGCTTACATTAAGCTCTGCGCTTCTGGGGCTCTCTAAAGTTCAGTTACTTATAAGACCTATGAAATTAATCCCTTCTGCTGTTGGTTGTTGTTGTGTAAGTAATCAATTTATGTTGAGAGATCCATATTCTGGTATATTCTCGAGTAGTTTTTTCTGGAAACCGATCTCTCTTGCTTTACTAACAAACAGGGTACACCTTAGACTTCTCAGTGTGACATAATTAGGGCAATTATTTGATATTTGGCAATGTGATTCTAATCCTGTCATTAATTTATTATTGATACATGATTTCAGCAAAAGAACAGATGCATTAATTCCATTGATCAGCAGCAGAACCGTCTAATAAGCCTGTTTTTCTGTAGGTCCTCTTCTGTCATGTCATCCAGAGATGTTACCTTAAGTGGGGTAACGACACACAAGATCAGGAAGGGCATTACCTTCTAcgcaaatgattcagtagtcACCCCTGTAGCACCTGGCCCACCTGACCAGCCCAGGCCTCTGCTGCTTCTACTTCCCTGGTTGGGCTCCAAGCCTCAGGCTCAGGCCAAGTACTGCGAGATCTACCTCAGAACCGGCTTCGATGTGCTAGCCGTGGAGACAGAGGTGGGGCGGTTCCTATGGCCTCGCTGGGGGCTGGAGTACGGCGGCCAGCTGCTGGAGCTCCTGGAGAGTGAGCGCTTCtcacagcgccccctgctggtccATGCCTTTTCGATCGGAGGTTACACTTTCGCCCAGATGCTTGTTCATGTGGCCAAAGATCCCCAGCGATACCAGGGCTTCACCAGCAGGATCAGAGGGCAGATTTATGACAGCCTGGTTGTGGGCTCAGTGGAGCGCATGGCTATTggtgagtagagagagagagagaatgtgtgtgtgtgaccgtACTGTAACAGTAGTAAAGTCCATGCAGTACACAAATACAGCCATCATGATGTACaactcttcatcttctttgggTTTCTTACAATCCAGGTGTCAGCCAGAACTTGTTCCCCCGTTGGGGGGGTTTGGTGAAGCGCACCAGCCTGCTTTATTTCCACATCTTCAAACGGCAGACGATGGACTACTTCAACATCAGCATCGACGCGTTCTGGAATACGTCTGTTAGAGCTCCTGcgcttttcttcttctgtaacaATGATGTGCTGTGTGACCCCAAAACTCTGGAGGAAATGGTGGAGCACTGGGAAAAGCAGGGCATTTCTGTGACCAGCAAAAAGTGGGAAGAGTCAATCCATGCAGGACATCTGCGTGCCCATCCTCAGGAGTACATGTCCATCTTGGAAAACTTCCTCTACTCTGTCAACAAGGTGCCACTTAAGGCTAAACTTTAAAATGTGCACTTCCTCTAAGGTGCAAGGTGCCTGCCGTCCATACCTTTGTGTAAGAGGTCTTATGTTAAACAGAGAATTTGTTTTTAGGCCTTTTTACTTGTGGAGAAGTGGTTTATAAAATGAGAGAAACTCCACACTGCATGTCTTATATTCAGTGTCAATTCATGTACTGTACACCGTTCTGCCTTTTATTATACACTTTTCCTTGTTGAATGTTTTGACAGCATTAACACACCTGTAGAAGCCTTGTTTTAGGGCTAAATGGTCACAAttatcaaaataataaagataatattTATTAAGGTGGATggtacagttttttttatgaactTTGTAAGAGGCTAAGACTATGCAGGCTTTTGCATTTTTGATAAAGAGCCTAATTAGTGgagaaatataaaacataaatgctgattaatatttttacagtgtatttgatttttaatatgttaatgCCAATTAAAACAAACTAAGCTGAACAATAACGGATGTTTACGTTAATAATTCACTGCATATAAATATGTGTGCTGCCTCCAAATAAGcataattcattattaattgGATGCAATAGTCTAATTTAACTTCCAGAAGCATGgtgcatttgtgtgtatgtgattcACTGTATGCAAAATAGTCCTATTCCGTCCTCTGGGATATTATAAACCAGTATTACCTGTTCTGTTAATTCCCAGATCTTTCACAGGTTAACAGATGTAACAGTGACTGTTAGTAATATTACTAATGTTGCTTAGCCAAACGTTTTGATGATTTTATAATATTACACACTTGATGATCCATGCTTAACATTAAGGTTGCCAGGACCAGGAAAATATCCAGCCCAAACAAAGGTGAAAACCCACTGACCTGATGCTGAAACTAGCCCAGTGTGAAATTGAGTGAATATGTTAATTATATCCTCATAATtgcacatactgtatatttttatatatatatatatatatatatatatatatagggtcaACATGTTGGATAATGCACACTGTGCTTCTAGAAGTAGAACTACACAGTAGTTTTTGGAGTTGCTATATTTGTACTGTAGTCTTTATTTCTGAAGTATCTTCTTGAGTACTGGTTTGCATTACAACTGCAGATTCTCCAGTTTAAATTGTCGGTCTTTACTTTTCTACGTTTCTTCTCATTGATCCCTGTTTGCACTGGCTGGCTCActtttacttcaccttgagttcacaacACAGTGGCAGTTATTCGCTCTCAAACTCATCAAGCTTCTCTACCGACCGTTACTGCACATGCACAAAGCGCTTCTTCAGTATGATAACTGTATTATTTTCATGTGTCCTTGTATATTACACAAATTCTGTTTATCGTTAGCCAGATATTTACTCTGGTGTTCAAACCTGTGCAAATCAAATTTGACAATTACCTTCTTTTAAATAATCAATCCAATACTGATTTAGACTATCCTGATAACTCTAAAAACACAACAGCCTGTCTAGCATTCACCAGGTCCGGCCTGTTTAACCCTTGACCTACAGagagtatttttgtttttgttgtttctgttttaGCTGGTCAGGCTAGTCAAGTCAgtatgaccaaactggttgatcATCATGATGACATGATGACTACCATGACCTCGCTAGTTAAGCAGTCTGACCAGCTTGGTTGAGTCAGTCATGTTGATGGACCAGCTagcagggccggcccaagccttaTGGGACCCTAAGCagaaccaccccccccccacacacacacaccaccaccaccacctcagcaccagatgcttcatcatttcatagggaGTGAAATGCGCTGAAGCGCTGAAGTGCCCAGGCCTCTATGGACCAcccagtggcagcagccaaaagcaggagctgattaacctagtattgaactatgaatatattttatattaatatattaactaTGAACATATCAATATATTTTTATCACAATATCTTGGTGCTTTTAGGGGCCCCCAGGTGGCGCTGGGGCCCCAAGTGGCCATGTAACTCCAGTATGCTTTGGGCCAGGTTTGCCAGCTAGTCTATCAaacccaaataaaaaaacatacactcagcggttagagctccaggctattaatgacagggttgtgggttcgatacccgggctctgcaagatgccactgttgggcccttgagcaaggcaccttcaccctctcgctctctgggtgctggagttggctggccactgctctgggtgtgtgtatgtgtgtgtgtgtgtgtgtgtgagtgtgtgttcactaccacagatgggtcaaaagCTGAGCACACGTTTAACTGGAAAGCAGGTCCAGTCCCCCTCCTACTGTAGCGGCGTTCTGACCTCCAGCCCTGTAGGAGGCGCTGTTGCTCAACCGCGCCTCCATGTGCACGGCTTCCGTTCGGGCAGAAACATGTCAGCCTTGTAGGAAAACGTGTGTGTTTACAGGCAGGGCTGTAGAAAagagacagagctgctgtttcTCTGTGTTTAAACCGCTCGGTAAAGCGAGGCTCCGGCTCCGGCTCCGGCTCCGGCTCCGGCTCTGCTGGCCACTGTAGCAGGGCTTGCTGGCAGCGAGCTGAGGAACCTCTTCAGCTGGGGTTGGAGAGGACTGGCTGCTCAGTGTGGTCGTGTGCTTCTGTAAAACCTCTGTTAATCTAAGCAGAATGGCAGCAGTCACCTTATTCGTGTCCAATTTACCTGCCTCAGCAAGCAATGCCCACCTGGAGGAGCTGTTCTCTGAAGTAGGACCACTGAAGCGCTGCTTTGTGGTCAAAGACAAAGGTAAGCTTAGGAGATGATGAGGGTGGTCCAGCCTCTTGTGAGTATGTGGGGCTTATCATTTGGGTGGATCAGGTTTGGAGGGTTTTcctctgttgtttttcttttaaggtaAAGTGAGACAGAATttcaaccataataaaaaaaaaaattgttaaatatttataacaatattttattacatgtcatttTCTAATGAAATTTATCAAAATGCTGCACTAAATATTGTGCTTtgtgcgaaaatgtgttttaaagagGTCCCTGAAGAGCCCTCACAGTTCACGGTTTAGCCACTTAACTGGTCAGAGGAATAGCCCCACCGGTTTGCACAGACGTGCACAGATGTGCTTCTCCAGGAaccaa is a window from the Salminus brasiliensis chromosome 13, fSalBra1.hap2, whole genome shotgun sequence genome containing:
- the LOC140574910 gene encoding transmembrane protein 53-B isoform X2 — translated: MFPTAWWKVLPRARLALFPPVANGNHSNADVRGLCTASVRPGSSRSSSVMSSRDVTLSGVTTHKIRKGITFYANDSVVTPVAPGPPDQPRPLLLLLPWLGSKPQAQAKYCEIYLRTGFDVLAVETEVGRFLWPRWGLEYGGQLLELLESERFSQRPLLVHAFSIGGYTFAQMLVHVAKDPQRYQGFTSRIRGQIYDSLVVGSVERMAIGVSQNLFPRWGGLVKRTSLLYFHIFKRQTMDYFNISIDAFWNTSVRAPALFFFCNNDVLCDPKTLEEMVEHWEKQGISVTSKKWEESIHAGHLRAHPQEYMSILENFLYSVNKVPLKAKL
- the LOC140574910 gene encoding transmembrane protein 53-B isoform X1, whose protein sequence is MAAGATTPAYSARASERTRCIGHESGARARAHAHTHTHTHTRAHTHTHTRAHTEPGRSLTLPSGSTRSSSVMSSRDVTLSGVTTHKIRKGITFYANDSVVTPVAPGPPDQPRPLLLLLPWLGSKPQAQAKYCEIYLRTGFDVLAVETEVGRFLWPRWGLEYGGQLLELLESERFSQRPLLVHAFSIGGYTFAQMLVHVAKDPQRYQGFTSRIRGQIYDSLVVGSVERMAIGVSQNLFPRWGGLVKRTSLLYFHIFKRQTMDYFNISIDAFWNTSVRAPALFFFCNNDVLCDPKTLEEMVEHWEKQGISVTSKKWEESIHAGHLRAHPQEYMSILENFLYSVNKVPLKAKL
- the LOC140574910 gene encoding transmembrane protein 53-B isoform X3, which encodes MSSRDVTLSGVTTHKIRKGITFYANDSVVTPVAPGPPDQPRPLLLLLPWLGSKPQAQAKYCEIYLRTGFDVLAVETEVGRFLWPRWGLEYGGQLLELLESERFSQRPLLVHAFSIGGYTFAQMLVHVAKDPQRYQGFTSRIRGQIYDSLVVGSVERMAIGVSQNLFPRWGGLVKRTSLLYFHIFKRQTMDYFNISIDAFWNTSVRAPALFFFCNNDVLCDPKTLEEMVEHWEKQGISVTSKKWEESIHAGHLRAHPQEYMSILENFLYSVNKVPLKAKL